From the Bacteroidota bacterium genome, the window AATCGCAAATTTTACTTTTTTGTTTTTGATTTTTTCTTCGCGAATGAGACTGATAAGCTGCTTAATTTTACTGCGTTTTATTGCTACATACGCTGAAAAATCTAGTACCGAAATTAAACCAATTTCATCTTTTGCCAAATTCCCTTTTTGATGCAGCATACCGGCAATGTCCATTTTATTTATTTTATCTTTTTTTCCGGCAGCAATGTACAAGGTTTGCCATTCGGGCAAAGGAGGCAATTGTGGCTTTTTAGCTAATTCAATGGTTTCTACTTTTTGATGGATGTATTCAGGAAGGTGTTCGTTTGATGAGAGAATCAAGTAAGCTTCTCCGCTAGCATGCATGCGCGCAGTACGACCGTTTCGGTGAATAAAACTTTCTTCATTCACAGGTAATTGAAAATGAATTATGTTATCCAACTCAGGAATATCTAGTCCACGTGCAGCTAAATCAGTTGCAACCAGAATTTTTGTACTTCCGTTTCTAAATTTCAACAAAGCACGTTCCCGATCTATTTGTTCCATTTTGCCGTGAAAAATTTCATGCTCCAATCCTTTTTCATGCAGCACTTCAGCTGCCATTTCAACACTTTCGCGCTGGTTACAAAAAATAATACTGTTTGTATTTCCCAATGCACAAAGCAGCAAAAACAAGCTATCCGTTTTATCGCGCGATGGAGAGTGTACTAATTTAATTTTTAAGCGACTCGGTTTTGTTTGGTCAGCAGTTAAAAAATTAAGCTGAGATGCTTTCTGAATGCCTGTAAAATCAGGTATTTCAGTCAAGTTAGTAGCGGATGTAAGTATGCGTTGTTTCAGATTTTTTAGTTGCTTGAGCAAAAAGGACATGTCTTCCTGAAAGCCCATTTCTAGGGACTTATCAAATTCGTCGAGTACCAAATAGCCGCATTTTGAAAAGTCGAGATTTTGTTTACGAATATGATGGCCAATGCGTCCGGGTGTACCAATGAGTAGGGCAGGGGCTTGTGATAAATTATTTTGTTCAACCCTTGTTGAATGTCCGCCGTAACAGCAATTCACTTTTAAGCCCGATTGCAATTGCCGCATAACTTGTTCAATTTGCAAGGCTAATTCGCGCGAAGGAACCACAATTAATGCCTGAATTTCTTTTTTATCAGGATCCAATTTTTCAATCAGAGGTAGTAAATATGCCAGTGTTTTTCCGGAACCGGTAGGCGATAAAAGCACCAGGTCATTTCCTTTTTGAATACTTTCGGCAGCATTCAGCTGCATGGGATTAAGCTGTGATATAGATAGTTTTTCGAGTGCTTTTGCTAGATTCATTGGATGGTATTTTTTATGGTAGGATGATTTAACGGGCTACGGCTTGGAGAGGTGCTTAATTTGGGGCTTTCGTAGCAGTGGTGTTAAGTCAAAAATAGTGCAACAAATTAAGCAAAATATTACTGAAAGGTATGTTACAATATTTTTATTTGCACAAATTTTTTGCGAGCTTCAAAGCTAATTAACCTACTTTCCGTCCCAAATAATACATTGCGCTGAGCCGCTGTTATAGGCTGTGCTGTGGGTTAGGTTTAGCACTGTTCTTGGTAGTTAGGCTGTTACCCCGCTCTTTTGTTTTGAAACCTGTTGCACTGAAGATTTCTGCATAGGCATTTTTCGTCCTGTTCGCTTGTAGAAAGCAATAATTTCACTAATTTTTTTTCTGTCTTCTAAAGTTAACGGTGTCGGGTCAACTACGAAATTAATACCTTCTGGTTCTTTTATGTGTCCCATTTTCTGATTGTTTAAGTTGGGAAATATTTTCGAATTAGTTTTAAAGCCTCTTGAGGAAAAATTACCATTTTGTGTCCACCAACGTGGGTTGCTCCCAATGTTTTCTCATAATGTTCAACCAACTTTGTCTTTGAGGTATATGATATGAAACCCTGATAACCCTTGTCCCAAGAAGTTTTGCAAGTGAAGGCAAACAAATTACCAGGTACTCATTCGTACAGCTTGTTCTTTCCTAAATTGAAAGGAGCACTTTCTATTATATGAACAAAATAATGGTCGTTGTAGTCACTTATGCTCAGAAGTCCTTGAACAATATCAGGATTATTTCGAATTGTCAACTTGAAAATTTGCCTGTCTGATAACTTAAACTCACCAGCCCAATTAAAAAGCCAGCCATTTTTCTTGGTCAAATTTTTTAAGTCAGCTTTTGAAAGTGGGTGAACATCGGTGGGAAAACTATCACCAGAAATTGTATTGAGAATACTGTTTGTAAGTTTGTCAATCTCAATCCCCAAATGATATTTTGTCTGTTTTGCCATGATTCAAATATAGGGAAAATGTCTGAAATATGGAGTCAAAATTGAGATGATATATCTTGGAAATCGTCAGAAACAGCATTGCCAATAACGGTTTGCAGCTACAAGAAGTTGGCGATTTCGGAGACGAAAACTGTCTGCCACCACTGAACTTGATACGAAGCACAAAGCTTCATTTAACCACTGAACCGCCAATTTCTTGAAGGTGCTGTTATGCCTTCGTTGTTTTGTCAATAGTTTAAGTTTTAGTCGTAATGTAAATAAACTCAAGCAAGTTAAGTGTCAAGTGACCCACGAACACCCATACAATATTTTTTCTTTTTATCGCTATTATTGCAAATGGTAACCCTACTAAAAGTCCGGTCATAAGTATGTACCATAGTCCGCCAACCCAATGAAGCAATCCAAACATTGTAACTGTAAAAATTATGCTTTTTGTCGAACCGTATTTTTCTAAAAATCTTGTTAAGGTATAGTTTCTGTACAAGCTCTCTTCAACAAATGGCGCAAAAAGAACATTAGCTATAAAAAATATAATTGACTGTTTGCCAAGTACAGTCATGGTTTCGCCCGCTGGCACATAGTCACCAATATTTATCTGTAGATATGTTTGTAATGGTGAAAATATATAAAAATATAGGATCGCTAAAATTGCTCCTGTTATAATTCCTCCAAAAATGTCAATTGGTAGTTTTGTGCTATCAGCTGTCCAACCACTTTTTAAGATATTGAAACTGTCTTTTCGGGTTGTGAACAAAAGAGTGATTAGTAAGAGAACTTGAACAATAAGAATTACTGTTGGTGTGTTCTCTGAAATTTTGATTGGTATGTCAGTTTCACTTACACCTTTTACACCAAAGTATATTGAACCTGAAACTATAATTATTAAAAACCAAATTGGTGCTAAAATCAGATTTGTCCAAGGTCTTTTTAATGAGTTCATATTTTTTTGTTTGTCGGTTTTTACTATGAGGCATAACTACCGCATACTCACATACACAACCCGCAATTAAATTAGTTGTATAAGTTACAATAAACTCAAGGAAGCATTTTTTCCTTCCAACCTGCAGGTATTTCAATACTTTGCTGTTTGCCATAATTAAAGCAAACCATTACTGTTTTTGCTTTTGCAACAATTGTTTCAACGCCCTTCTCAATTTTTAGAATATGGTACGACAAATCAAAACTTTTCGATCCTATGCGGCTACACCAGGTTTTTACTTCAATTTGGTCCTTTAATAATATAGGAATCAAATAATCTACTTCAGCTTTAGCTAAAATAATTCCCTCATTTAACCAGTCAATCTCTCCAATAATTCTTTCAAAATAAGGTAGGCGGGCTACTTCCAAATACGATAAATAAATGGCGTTGTTTACATGACCAAATTGATCTAAATCAACAAAACGAATTTGAATCGGACTTTGTGTACTATTCATAAATGAGTTTGTTTTAGAGGCAAGGTAATTTTTAATTCAGCCTTACATCATGCGTTGCGAAGTTAAACTTCTTACGAGAATTAAATATTCTATGGATTTTTAAAATTTGTTATTAACAATAAAAAAATGGGGGGTGTTGATAAAAAAAAGTATTAAAATTTAAAAACATGTTCAAAAAATAGGGGGGGTATTAAAAAATAATTTAAATTTGTGTCCGAAATTGAAAACCTTTTTAAAAAAGTTACGTTTCAATCTCTGATTAAACACAAACGCTAACACAATTCAACTAAAAAAAAATGGCAATACACCGATTTAAAGCACTCGAAGAATTAATGGCACGAACTCCTGTTGTGCCCGTAGATCACGGTAAAGTTAGCTCTAAATTATTTGGAGCAAACGTATTTAGTAAACAAGTAATGCAAGAGTCGCTTCCAAAAGAAGCTTACGAAAGCGTAATGATGGCAATGGAGCAAGGAACACAAATTGACCGTAAAATTGCCGGACAAGTTGCTTCTGCCATGAAAGTTTGGGCGCTCGAAAAAGGTGCAACTCATTATACACACTGGTTTCAACCTTTAACCGGTGCTACTGCCGAAAAGCACGATGCGTTTTTTGAACCAATAGGCGACGGAAAAGCCATCGAAAATTTTGACGCAGCTCAGTTAGTGCAACAAGAACCGGATGCTTCCAGCTTTCCAAGTGGAGGTATTCGCAATACTTTTGAAGCTCGCGGATATACTGCCTGGGATCCAACATCGCCTGCTTTTATTATAGGTACTACTTTATGCATACCCACCATATTTGTTTCCTATACCGGAGAAGCACTCGATTATAAAACTCCACTTTTGAAATCAATTCATGCAATTGATAAAGCAGCTACGGAAGTTTGTCAGTATTTCGATAAAAACGTAACCAAGGTGATTGCAACCTTAGGATGGGAGCAAGAATATTTTTTGGTTGACGAAGCTTTATTTAATGCCCGCCCCGATTTAGTAATGACCGGCCGTACCTTGTTTGGACATGCTCCAGCAAAAGGCCAACAATTAGAAGATCATTATTTTGGAACTATACCTGAACGTGTACTCAACTTTATGCGCGATTTGGAAGCCGATTGTTTAATGCTCGGTATTCCTATTAAAACTCGTCACAACGAAGTTGCTCCTAACCAGTTTGAATGTG encodes:
- a CDS encoding DEAD/DEAH box helicase; translation: MNLAKALEKLSISQLNPMQLNAAESIQKGNDLVLLSPTGSGKTLAYLLPLIEKLDPDKKEIQALIVVPSRELALQIEQVMRQLQSGLKVNCCYGGHSTRVEQNNLSQAPALLIGTPGRIGHHIRKQNLDFSKCGYLVLDEFDKSLEMGFQEDMSFLLKQLKNLKQRILTSATNLTEIPDFTGIQKASQLNFLTADQTKPSRLKIKLVHSPSRDKTDSLFLLLCALGNTNSIIFCNQRESVEMAAEVLHEKGLEHEIFHGKMEQIDRERALLKFRNGSTKILVATDLAARGLDIPELDNIIHFQLPVNEESFIHRNGRTARMHASGEAYLILSSNEHLPEYIHQKVETIELAKKPQLPPLPEWQTLYIAAGKKDKINKMDIAGMLHQKGNLAKDEIGLISVLDFSAYVAIKRSKIKQLISLIREEKIKNKKVKFAIAD
- a CDS encoding CPBP family intramembrane metalloprotease, translating into MNSLKRPWTNLILAPIWFLIIIVSGSIYFGVKGVSETDIPIKISENTPTVILIVQVLLLITLLFTTRKDSFNILKSGWTADSTKLPIDIFGGIITGAILAILYFYIFSPLQTYLQINIGDYVPAGETMTVLGKQSIIFFIANVLFAPFVEESLYRNYTLTRFLEKYGSTKSIIFTVTMFGLLHWVGGLWYILMTGLLVGLPFAIIAIKRKNIVWVFVGHLTLNLLEFIYITTKT
- a CDS encoding acyl-CoA thioesterase; translation: MNSTQSPIQIRFVDLDQFGHVNNAIYLSYLEVARLPYFERIIGEIDWLNEGIILAKAEVDYLIPILLKDQIEVKTWCSRIGSKSFDLSYHILKIEKGVETIVAKAKTVMVCFNYGKQQSIEIPAGWKEKMLP